In one Spirosoma rigui genomic region, the following are encoded:
- a CDS encoding SusC/RagA family TonB-linked outer membrane protein: protein MQKRLLFYVLIWCCTGLAGYAQSRLVTGTVVSAEEGPLPGVNVVLKGTTIGTTTDAKGKYALSVPNNEAIITYSSIGFTTGEEKVGNRSVLDITMVSDVRALSEVVVTAFGVKKEVKSLGYGVQEIKGQQLTEARATNVVNGLSGKVAGLRVSSNGGPGSGSTIQIRGASSVSGNNQPLVVIDGVPIQQTFDKQFGSGLAEINPDNIQEMTVLKGPNAAALYGSRAANGVILVTTKTGAGTKGIGVEINTNTTFERPWVKPNFQNTYGGGNGYRTWYTDGWSGSITDPLEISQYRAAYGPNAPLSGTEGTDESWGAPMDGRLVRQWWTAKDVAPLTPQPNNYDEYWATGKTFTNNIALSGGNDKGNFRLSLGRLDQQGIMYYNDFHRNNFKFNSGYNFTPKLNVTLSAEYIKSGSKNRGYTEGQQFIWSHRHVSWAQLRDYESYQNISINRVVPGKPADTDPPNWQHTFFTNPFFTQQRLPYGNDKDRLVGNIALNYKILPSLSLLLRSGTDVWTDTRINILNFERVRNGNTTPGSYSEEVLRRQESNSDFIFTFNKNITSDFSLNAQAGGISRSNYYKRNFLRVGQLVVDGVYNAGNANPSQNTAESAIEKSQVNSAFGSMELGWRNALFLNGTARNDWSSTLPAEARSYFYPSVSVSAVLTELFNVQSSVLSFAKVRASWAQVGNDADPYQLLQTFRANGSWNGSVPEFYENKKISNSGLKPEITTGTELGLDLRFLKGRIGLDVTYYDQLSRNQILGVEISKASGYDSRILNAGKIANKGLEVVLTGSPVRLNGFTWETTLNFSRNRNKVLELAEGLTTYVLYSRQGLNSEARVGQAYGTLYGIGFEHAPDGQIIYGANGYPVVSSTPRVLGNIQPKWTGGWQNTFSYKGIVLGVLVDVRSGGSLFDEGTGTGRWTGQYAETAIGREEGIIGKGVVNVGSAEQPNYVPNTTIVPANALYGYNNPRRYHEAAIFDASYVKLREVTLGYQIPAALLNRIKVRSAKISLVGRNVLMLFKNTPHIDPEADRYGSNSQGFAYGELPSSRSMGVNLNLSF from the coding sequence ATGCAAAAACGACTACTGTTTTATGTGCTGATCTGGTGTTGTACGGGGCTGGCGGGCTATGCACAATCCCGCCTGGTCACCGGCACCGTCGTATCAGCCGAAGAGGGGCCATTGCCGGGTGTCAACGTTGTTCTGAAAGGAACGACGATTGGTACAACAACCGATGCGAAAGGGAAGTACGCGCTGAGCGTTCCCAACAACGAAGCCATTATCACCTACAGCTCGATCGGGTTTACTACCGGCGAGGAAAAAGTAGGAAACCGGTCAGTACTGGATATAACGATGGTGTCCGACGTTCGGGCGCTCTCCGAAGTGGTCGTAACGGCCTTCGGAGTCAAAAAGGAAGTGAAATCGCTGGGCTACGGCGTGCAGGAGATCAAAGGCCAGCAACTGACCGAAGCCCGCGCTACCAACGTCGTCAACGGCCTGTCGGGGAAGGTGGCCGGTCTGCGGGTGAGCAGCAACGGCGGGCCCGGCAGCGGCTCCACCATTCAGATCCGGGGCGCTTCGTCGGTATCGGGCAACAACCAGCCACTTGTCGTGATCGACGGGGTGCCCATTCAGCAAACCTTTGACAAGCAGTTCGGCTCGGGCCTGGCCGAAATCAATCCGGACAACATCCAGGAGATGACCGTTCTGAAAGGCCCGAACGCGGCCGCGCTCTATGGCTCGCGGGCCGCCAACGGCGTTATTCTAGTAACGACCAAGACGGGGGCCGGCACCAAAGGAATTGGGGTCGAAATCAACACCAACACGACGTTTGAGCGGCCCTGGGTAAAGCCCAACTTCCAGAATACCTACGGCGGTGGTAACGGCTACCGGACGTGGTATACCGATGGCTGGAGCGGCTCCATCACTGATCCGCTGGAAATCAGCCAGTACCGCGCGGCCTATGGTCCCAATGCCCCCCTGAGCGGGACCGAAGGAACCGACGAAAGCTGGGGTGCGCCCATGGACGGTCGGCTCGTTCGGCAGTGGTGGACCGCCAAGGACGTAGCACCGCTGACCCCCCAGCCCAATAACTACGATGAGTACTGGGCAACGGGCAAGACATTCACCAACAACATTGCGCTCTCGGGCGGCAACGACAAAGGCAATTTTCGGCTGAGTCTGGGGCGGCTGGATCAGCAGGGTATCATGTATTACAATGACTTCCACCGGAATAATTTCAAGTTCAACTCCGGCTATAACTTCACGCCCAAACTGAACGTAACCCTGTCGGCCGAGTACATCAAATCGGGGTCCAAAAACCGGGGGTATACCGAAGGGCAACAGTTTATCTGGTCGCACCGGCACGTATCCTGGGCTCAGCTGCGCGACTATGAGTCGTATCAGAACATCAGCATCAACCGCGTAGTACCCGGAAAGCCCGCCGATACCGACCCCCCCAACTGGCAGCACACGTTTTTTACGAATCCGTTTTTCACCCAGCAACGACTGCCGTATGGTAACGACAAGGACCGGCTCGTGGGCAACATTGCGCTCAACTACAAGATTCTGCCGTCGCTGAGTTTGCTGCTCCGTTCCGGTACCGATGTCTGGACTGATACCCGGATCAATATTCTCAACTTCGAACGGGTTCGGAACGGAAACACAACGCCCGGATCGTATTCGGAAGAGGTACTACGTCGGCAGGAGAGCAACAGCGACTTTATTTTCACCTTCAACAAGAACATTACCAGCGATTTCTCGCTCAACGCGCAGGCCGGTGGCATCAGCCGCTCCAATTACTACAAGCGAAACTTCCTGCGGGTAGGTCAGCTGGTGGTCGACGGGGTGTACAACGCCGGCAACGCCAACCCGAGCCAGAACACGGCCGAGAGCGCCATCGAAAAGTCGCAGGTCAACAGTGCCTTCGGATCGATGGAGCTGGGCTGGCGCAATGCGCTGTTTTTGAACGGTACGGCCCGTAACGACTGGTCGAGTACGCTGCCCGCCGAAGCCCGGTCGTACTTCTACCCATCGGTATCGGTCAGCGCGGTACTGACCGAACTATTTAACGTACAAAGCTCGGTGCTGTCGTTTGCGAAAGTACGGGCGAGCTGGGCGCAGGTGGGCAATGACGCCGACCCGTATCAGCTGCTCCAGACGTTTCGGGCCAATGGCTCCTGGAATGGCTCGGTGCCGGAGTTCTACGAAAACAAAAAGATTTCCAACTCGGGCCTGAAACCCGAAATCACGACGGGTACTGAGCTGGGCCTGGATCTGCGCTTCCTGAAAGGTCGTATTGGGCTGGATGTAACGTACTACGATCAGCTGTCGCGCAACCAGATTCTGGGTGTCGAAATTTCGAAAGCCAGCGGCTATGACTCGCGGATACTGAACGCCGGTAAGATTGCCAACAAAGGACTGGAAGTGGTGCTGACGGGGTCGCCGGTCCGGCTCAACGGCTTCACCTGGGAAACGACGCTTAACTTCTCCCGCAACCGCAACAAAGTACTCGAGCTGGCCGAAGGGCTGACGACTTATGTACTATACAGCCGCCAGGGCCTGAACTCCGAAGCCCGCGTGGGGCAGGCTTACGGAACGCTCTACGGGATTGGTTTCGAACACGCTCCCGATGGACAGATTATCTATGGTGCGAATGGCTATCCGGTCGTTTCATCGACCCCCCGCGTGCTGGGCAATATCCAGCCGAAGTGGACGGGTGGCTGGCAGAATACATTCAGCTACAAAGGTATTGTGCTGGGTGTGCTGGTCGATGTCCGGTCGGGGGGAAGCCTCTTCGACGAAGGAACGGGTACAGGTCGCTGGACGGGTCAGTATGCCGAAACCGCCATTGGTCGCGAAGAAGGGATCATTGGTAAGGGAGTGGTGAATGTTGGCTCGGCTGAGCAGCCGAACTACGTACCGAACACGACCATCGTTCCGGCCAACGCCCTTTACGGCTACAACAATCCCCGCCGGTACCACGAAGCCGCCATTTTCGACGCGAGCTACGTGAAACTGCGCGAAGTGACGCTGGGCTATCAGATACCGGCCGCCCTGCTGAACCGGATTAAAGTTCGATCGGCCAAGATTTCGCTGGTGGGTCGCAACGTACTGATGTTGTTCAAAAACACCCCGCACATCGATCCCGAAGCTGACCGGTACGGCTCTAACTCGCAGGGATTTGCCTACGGCGAATTGCCCAGCAGCCGGAGCATGGGCGTGAACCTGAACCTGTCGTTTTAA
- a CDS encoding SusD/RagB family nutrient-binding outer membrane lipoprotein has protein sequence MKRILLILIPALLVVASCTKDFDTMNVDPNNPTAVGPQYLLPFATEAAVDRYWGSNIRFERLNLDGAMLWMQYLTRNIYSNEGDNYGVSVAFYNNNWKGFYNDGLVNFQRIVTLSQPGGKYANANYEGIGIVMRTWVYSLLTDVYGAIPYTEAIKGTAEAPIYTPGYDSMDKIYAGMLADLKTANDKLSTSGPAVAGDILYGGDILKWKKFANSLRIRLANRQAVKKPAESKAILAEILADPARYPIFTSNADNATLKHTATRPSNNEWNEVMVFGSRTDWNISKTLADKLNDLGDARITVYAQPTKDGKYVGHANGLPDAIATTYLATSSMLGTYFTQTTTPSVLMTFAELNLTLAEAAVDGDITGDAQTYFEKGMTASFDQYGLKISDTYLKTVGKVTKEKVMEQKWIALFGQGIEAWTEYRRTGLPLLPPKDPRAIFENDGVLPTRIKYPTSEYSLNEANVRKGVTTNGGDDTMKTKLWWAEK, from the coding sequence ATGAAACGAATACTCCTTATTCTCATACCGGCGCTCCTGGTAGTTGCTTCGTGTACGAAGGACTTCGACACCATGAACGTGGACCCCAACAACCCAACCGCCGTTGGCCCGCAGTACCTGCTGCCGTTTGCTACGGAGGCTGCCGTTGACCGGTACTGGGGCAGCAACATCCGGTTCGAGCGGCTCAACCTCGATGGGGCCATGCTCTGGATGCAGTACCTGACCCGCAACATCTACTCCAACGAGGGCGATAACTACGGCGTTTCGGTAGCCTTCTACAACAACAACTGGAAAGGCTTTTATAACGACGGGCTGGTCAACTTTCAGCGGATCGTGACGCTCTCGCAGCCCGGCGGCAAATATGCCAACGCCAACTACGAAGGAATCGGTATTGTCATGCGGACGTGGGTTTATTCGCTGCTGACGGATGTGTACGGCGCTATTCCCTACACCGAAGCCATCAAGGGAACCGCCGAAGCCCCCATTTACACGCCCGGCTACGATTCGATGGATAAGATCTACGCCGGGATGCTGGCCGACCTGAAAACAGCCAACGACAAGCTAAGCACCAGCGGCCCGGCCGTAGCCGGTGACATCCTCTACGGGGGCGATATTCTGAAATGGAAAAAGTTTGCCAACTCGCTCCGGATTCGTCTGGCCAACCGGCAGGCCGTTAAAAAGCCCGCTGAGTCGAAAGCAATTCTGGCCGAAATTCTGGCTGATCCAGCCAGGTACCCCATCTTCACGAGCAACGCAGACAACGCCACGCTGAAGCATACGGCTACCCGACCCAGCAATAATGAGTGGAATGAAGTCATGGTGTTTGGCAGCCGGACCGACTGGAATATCAGCAAGACGCTGGCCGATAAGCTCAACGACCTGGGCGACGCCCGCATTACGGTGTATGCCCAGCCAACAAAAGATGGGAAGTACGTCGGTCACGCGAATGGCCTGCCCGACGCCATTGCCACAACCTACCTGGCTACCAGTTCCATGCTGGGGACGTATTTCACCCAGACAACGACGCCCAGTGTGCTGATGACCTTCGCGGAACTGAACTTGACGCTGGCCGAAGCCGCTGTTGATGGGGACATCACTGGCGATGCGCAGACCTATTTCGAGAAAGGCATGACGGCGTCATTCGATCAATACGGGCTGAAAATTTCGGATACGTACCTGAAAACCGTCGGTAAGGTGACGAAGGAAAAAGTGATGGAGCAAAAATGGATTGCGCTCTTCGGGCAGGGGATCGAAGCCTGGACCGAGTACCGCCGGACGGGCTTGCCGCTGCTGCCGCCCAAAGATCCCCGCGCTATTTTCGAGAACGATGGGGTGCTGCCCACCCGTATCAAGTACCCAACTTCGGAATATTCGCTCAACGAAGCCAATGTTCGGAAGGGCGTGACGACCAACGGGGGCGATGATACGATGAAGACTAAACTGTGGTGGGCGGAGAAATAA
- a CDS encoding MFS transporter has translation MNVRYRVLTGLFLLSTITYLDRVCMNVVSKYVKADLHLDNQQFGWILGAFSLAYALFEIPTGALGDRLGPRRVLTRVVLWWSGFTMLTGTAFNFLYLLVVRFLFGMGEAGAYPNASIAIARWFPAVEVGRAQSVIWAAGRLGGALTPLLVIPLVHWAGWRWAFGILGVVGVVWAIGWYGWFRDEPAEKEGISAAELAVIEAGRNIRPTDHRIPWQTILRNPDLWALMLMCHLFFYGSYFFTNWSSVYFQEGRGMSEDDAKNFISLSYFLGAVGCLVGGLLSDALSKRYGLKIGRRAVGMGGLGLSSVFFLLAGLATDNQTAGYLLATCVLMKDLALPVAFAVCVDIGQRNAGAVTGSMNFAGQLGGFFITILFGMIVENTKNFSYPLFLIAGCLFISALLWLKIDPTKPVAVRE, from the coding sequence ATGAACGTTCGCTACCGCGTCCTTACCGGTTTATTCCTGCTTTCGACCATTACCTACCTCGACCGCGTTTGCATGAACGTAGTCAGCAAGTACGTCAAAGCCGATCTCCACCTCGACAATCAGCAGTTTGGCTGGATCCTGGGCGCTTTTTCACTCGCCTACGCGCTTTTCGAAATCCCCACCGGTGCCCTCGGTGACCGACTGGGACCGCGCCGGGTTCTGACGCGGGTAGTGCTGTGGTGGTCGGGGTTCACGATGCTTACCGGCACTGCCTTCAACTTCCTGTACCTGCTGGTTGTCCGGTTTCTGTTCGGGATGGGCGAAGCGGGCGCGTATCCGAACGCGTCCATTGCCATTGCCCGCTGGTTTCCGGCCGTCGAAGTAGGTCGGGCGCAGTCGGTGATCTGGGCGGCTGGCCGGCTCGGTGGGGCACTGACACCTTTGCTGGTGATTCCGCTTGTGCATTGGGCGGGCTGGCGCTGGGCCTTTGGTATTCTGGGCGTAGTGGGCGTGGTGTGGGCCATTGGCTGGTACGGGTGGTTCCGCGATGAGCCAGCCGAAAAGGAAGGCATTAGCGCGGCTGAGCTGGCGGTGATCGAAGCGGGCCGTAACATTCGCCCCACCGATCACCGGATTCCGTGGCAGACAATCCTGCGCAACCCTGATCTATGGGCCTTGATGCTCATGTGTCACCTGTTTTTCTACGGCTCTTATTTTTTCACCAACTGGTCGTCGGTTTACTTTCAGGAAGGGCGTGGCATGAGTGAAGATGACGCCAAGAATTTTATCTCGCTGTCTTATTTCCTGGGAGCGGTGGGCTGCCTGGTGGGTGGGCTGCTCAGCGACGCGCTGAGTAAACGCTACGGCCTCAAAATTGGCCGACGCGCCGTGGGCATGGGCGGGCTGGGCCTGTCGAGCGTCTTTTTCCTGCTGGCTGGCCTCGCCACCGATAACCAGACGGCGGGCTATCTGCTGGCTACCTGTGTGCTGATGAAAGACCTGGCGCTGCCGGTCGCCTTTGCCGTGTGTGTCGATATTGGCCAGCGGAATGCCGGGGCCGTAACCGGCTCGATGAACTTTGCCGGGCAGCTGGGTGGCTTCTTCATTACGATCCTGTTTGGCATGATCGTGGAGAACACCAAAAACTTCAGCTACCCGCTTTTCCTCATCGCTGGCTGTCTGTTTATAAGTGCGCTGCTGTGGCTTAAAATCGACCCGACCAAGCCGGTAGCGGTGAGGGAATAA
- a CDS encoding SusC/RagA family TonB-linked outer membrane protein, with translation MQLSVRGLLVLLFYCTTLLSTYAQDRTITGKVLSADDNTPIPGASVVVQGTTRGTTTDAVGNFRIQASRGQTLRVSFIGTTTQDVVVGNADVVTISLKQEASALNEVVVTALGIKQEKRALGYSVQEVKGTDLAQTQRENFLNSLNGRVAGAMITSTSGNPGASTSIMLRGISSIGSNNQPLFVVDGLPIDNKTFSQGALVSDSPNRNNDYQNRAADINPNDIETLTVLKGPEAAALYGIDAASGAIVITTKKGAAGRGRITYDNAFRFDDAYRFPKFQTTFGPGDNGAFNTPTRAYFGPRYASDAPRFDNVGNFFQTGFTQRHNLSVEGGSDRSTYRLSTSYTTQTGVVPNTKFDRTSIRLTGSSKVSDKFDVTTSFNYIGTQNIKAGKGAGSTLLALLYWPVTDDARNYLNSDGTRRRLLTTANSDVTDIDNPFFSVYKNQNSDRTNRILGNATLNYDVASWLNLRTVLGADIYSTLGNQLAHPQSNLGYSTRGSIENFTQVSQLLNGQFLATAKKQFGDVNTSLLVGTAVEDRRDNTDAVLGQQFYDPNFNGINNTPPTTQRAKNTLIRRRLQGVFGQLTVNYKDLLYVNATGRNDWSSTLPIASRSFFYPSVSTSLVLTEIPALQGGKIVSFAKIRASYAEVGKDAPPYNVASNLAAQPTTGGGLSYGVYGGNPGLKPERTQSYEIGTDVRLFNGRLTADVAYFSRNAKDQITAPRISYATGFVLQYINSGTINSRGIEVQLGGNPVRRGDFNWDVLANFTRNESTVKSIPAGQTEFYVSDTWLFANVRNSLFVGRPATTFGGNAYLRNDRGDILINPTTGYPIKNTNFVEIGDRNPDFLIGLTNTFRYKNWNLSALLDIRKGGDVYNANELYLYVQGLSRFTVDREQARVVKGVLRDGLENTATPTVNTIQVTPSVRNDFYSSAYVDEDFIEKDINWMRLRDVTLSYTFPATMLARQKAIKAASVFFTGTDLFLLTNYTGADPAVNGLNASTGGSGAAGFDYGTIAAPRGLSFGLRVSL, from the coding sequence ATGCAGCTATCTGTACGTGGCTTATTAGTCTTGTTGTTCTATTGTACAACACTATTAAGCACTTACGCTCAGGATCGTACGATCACGGGCAAAGTTCTCTCTGCCGACGACAATACCCCCATTCCCGGAGCCAGCGTTGTGGTGCAGGGTACCACACGGGGTACCACTACTGATGCCGTCGGTAACTTTCGTATTCAGGCCAGCCGGGGGCAGACCCTCCGCGTGAGTTTTATCGGAACGACCACCCAGGATGTGGTCGTTGGTAACGCCGACGTCGTAACGATTTCTCTCAAACAGGAAGCCAGTGCCCTCAACGAAGTCGTTGTCACCGCCCTGGGTATCAAACAGGAAAAACGGGCGCTGGGCTATTCGGTACAGGAAGTGAAAGGAACCGATCTGGCCCAGACCCAGCGCGAGAACTTCCTCAACTCGCTCAACGGGCGGGTAGCCGGTGCCATGATCACCAGTACCAGCGGGAACCCCGGTGCGTCGACGTCCATCATGCTGCGCGGTATCAGCTCCATCGGTAGCAATAACCAGCCGCTCTTCGTTGTCGACGGGCTACCCATCGACAACAAAACCTTCAGTCAGGGTGCCCTCGTGTCTGACTCGCCCAACCGAAACAACGACTACCAGAACCGGGCCGCCGACATTAACCCCAACGATATTGAAACGCTTACGGTACTGAAAGGCCCCGAAGCAGCCGCTCTGTACGGCATCGATGCTGCTTCGGGTGCTATCGTTATCACCACCAAGAAAGGGGCCGCCGGGCGCGGCCGGATTACATACGACAACGCCTTCCGCTTCGACGACGCCTACCGGTTTCCCAAGTTTCAGACGACCTTCGGGCCGGGCGATAACGGTGCGTTCAACACCCCGACCCGGGCGTATTTCGGTCCTCGATACGCGTCGGACGCCCCCCGATTCGACAACGTGGGCAACTTTTTCCAGACGGGTTTCACCCAGCGCCATAACCTGTCGGTCGAAGGAGGCTCGGACCGGTCGACCTACCGGCTCAGTACGTCCTACACGACCCAGACCGGCGTTGTGCCCAATACGAAGTTCGACCGGACGAGCATTCGCCTGACGGGCTCCTCGAAAGTGTCGGATAAGTTCGACGTAACGACGTCGTTCAACTACATCGGCACCCAGAACATCAAAGCGGGCAAGGGTGCGGGCAGTACGCTGCTGGCCCTGCTGTACTGGCCCGTTACCGACGATGCCCGCAACTACCTCAACAGTGACGGCACCCGCCGGCGGCTGCTGACGACGGCCAACAGCGATGTTACGGACATTGACAATCCATTTTTCTCGGTCTATAAAAACCAGAACAGCGACCGTACGAACCGTATCCTGGGTAACGCAACGCTGAACTATGACGTAGCCTCCTGGCTGAACCTGCGGACGGTGCTGGGCGCTGATATTTACTCGACGCTCGGTAACCAGCTTGCCCACCCCCAGTCGAACCTGGGCTACTCTACCCGGGGCAGCATCGAGAACTTCACGCAGGTAAGTCAGCTGCTCAATGGTCAGTTCCTGGCCACGGCGAAGAAACAGTTCGGCGATGTCAATACGTCGCTGCTGGTAGGTACGGCCGTTGAGGACCGGCGCGATAATACCGACGCTGTCCTGGGTCAGCAGTTCTACGATCCCAATTTCAACGGCATCAACAACACCCCGCCCACCACCCAGCGTGCCAAGAATACCCTGATCCGCCGACGGTTGCAGGGTGTGTTCGGGCAGCTGACAGTGAATTACAAAGACCTGCTGTACGTGAACGCCACGGGGCGAAATGACTGGTCGAGTACGCTCCCTATTGCGAGCCGTTCCTTCTTCTACCCTTCCGTCAGCACCAGCCTTGTCCTGACCGAAATCCCTGCCCTGCAGGGCGGCAAAATCGTTTCCTTCGCGAAAATCCGGGCGTCCTATGCCGAAGTGGGTAAGGATGCGCCCCCGTACAACGTAGCCTCCAACCTGGCCGCGCAGCCCACTACGGGCGGTGGCCTGTCGTACGGTGTCTACGGCGGGAACCCCGGCCTGAAGCCGGAGCGTACCCAATCGTACGAGATCGGTACCGATGTGCGACTGTTCAACGGCCGTCTGACGGCCGACGTAGCGTATTTCAGCCGGAACGCGAAAGATCAGATTACGGCACCCCGCATCAGCTACGCCACTGGGTTCGTGCTTCAGTATATCAACAGCGGCACCATCAACAGCCGGGGCATTGAAGTACAGCTGGGCGGTAACCCCGTCCGCCGGGGCGATTTCAACTGGGATGTGCTCGCTAACTTCACCCGCAATGAAAGTACGGTGAAGAGCATCCCGGCCGGACAAACCGAGTTTTACGTGTCGGATACCTGGCTGTTTGCCAACGTTCGCAACAGCCTGTTCGTGGGCCGACCCGCCACTACCTTCGGCGGTAATGCGTACCTGCGTAACGACCGGGGCGACATCCTGATCAACCCCACCACGGGCTACCCGATCAAAAACACCAATTTCGTTGAGATCGGCGACCGCAATCCGGACTTCCTGATTGGCCTAACCAATACGTTCCGCTATAAAAACTGGAACCTGTCGGCCCTGCTCGACATCCGCAAAGGGGGTGACGTGTACAATGCCAACGAACTCTACCTGTACGTACAGGGCCTGAGCCGCTTCACCGTCGACCGGGAGCAGGCCCGGGTGGTGAAAGGCGTTCTGCGCGATGGCCTCGAAAACACCGCTACGCCAACCGTAAACACCATTCAGGTGACACCCAGTGTTCGGAATGACTTCTATTCATCGGCCTACGTCGATGAGGATTTCATCGAGAAGGATATCAACTGGATGCGACTCCGCGACGTAACGCTGAGCTATACCTTCCCGGCTACGATGCTGGCCCGGCAAAAGGCGATCAAGGCGGCCAGCGTTTTCTTTACCGGTACCGACCT
- a CDS encoding pyridoxal phosphate-dependent aminotransferase, which produces MSINRRDWLRASMLSGLGLAALPGVASPLSFCEPELEVPMGYTPPVGALKARLSANENPYGPSPKALKTINESAPDGFLYAMEYARQFKKLVAETEGVPEEYILLGAGSGELLTAASLWAAYRPNAGRTIVAPDPTFDALPRTAVRHGITMDRVPLVAADGYDINLNKLAERVGSQTGMVYLCNPNNPTAITVDPAKLRAFCLAVGAKTPVLVDEAYIDYTPDPKGYSMVDTILKGSNVIITKTFSKVHGFAGLRAGYMIAKPELLEQISKFATGGSSMSMTTLRAAIVSLQDKDFIKYSLGKTQESKNFLAGVLKQHSYEPLPSGANFVMFPIRMKGEDFVGRMMEQGVSIRQWKFDGQYWCRVSLGTMPQMQAFADGLKTIS; this is translated from the coding sequence ATGTCTATCAATCGTCGTGACTGGCTGCGTGCCAGTATGTTATCCGGTCTGGGTCTGGCCGCACTACCGGGTGTTGCATCACCCCTGTCGTTCTGTGAGCCAGAGCTGGAGGTGCCCATGGGCTACACCCCGCCCGTTGGCGCGTTGAAAGCCCGGTTGTCGGCGAACGAGAACCCGTACGGTCCGTCGCCCAAGGCGCTCAAAACCATCAATGAGTCGGCACCCGACGGCTTCCTCTATGCCATGGAATACGCCCGGCAGTTTAAAAAGCTGGTTGCCGAAACCGAAGGCGTTCCCGAAGAGTATATCCTGCTGGGTGCCGGCTCGGGTGAGCTGCTGACGGCGGCTTCATTGTGGGCGGCCTACCGACCCAATGCCGGCCGGACGATCGTAGCGCCCGATCCTACCTTCGACGCGTTGCCCCGCACGGCGGTACGGCACGGTATCACAATGGACCGGGTTCCGCTGGTTGCGGCTGATGGCTATGACATCAACCTGAACAAACTGGCCGAACGCGTGGGTAGCCAGACGGGAATGGTTTACCTCTGCAACCCGAACAACCCGACCGCGATCACGGTCGATCCGGCTAAATTGCGGGCGTTCTGCCTGGCTGTGGGTGCTAAAACCCCCGTTCTGGTCGACGAAGCGTACATCGACTACACACCCGATCCAAAAGGCTACTCGATGGTTGATACGATTCTGAAAGGCAGTAACGTCATCATCACCAAAACGTTCTCGAAAGTGCACGGTTTTGCCGGACTGCGGGCGGGCTACATGATTGCCAAGCCCGAACTACTGGAGCAGATCAGCAAGTTTGCGACGGGCGGCAGCAGCATGAGCATGACCACACTCCGGGCGGCTATTGTTAGCCTGCAGGACAAAGACTTCATCAAGTACTCGCTGGGCAAAACCCAGGAGTCGAAGAATTTTCTGGCGGGTGTCCTGAAACAACACAGCTACGAGCCGCTGCCATCGGGCGCTAACTTCGTTATGTTCCCGATCCGGATGAAGGGCGAAGATTTCGTGGGCCGCATGATGGAGCAGGGTGTCAGCATCCGGCAGTGGAAGTTCGACGGACAGTACTGGTGCCGCGTAAGTCTGGGCACGATGCCGCAGATGCAGGCCTTCGCCGATGGATTGAAGACAATATCGTAA